Within Fervidobacterium thailandense, the genomic segment CTTCGTGTAGGCGTCAGCAAGCATGAAATACGTGAAAGTGTTCGTTGGTGCGAGTTTAACTTCCTTTTCCCAATACTCGATTGCCTTATCGTACTTTCCAAGGTTGTAATACGCCTCCCCGAGCATGGAGTACGACTGTATAAGCCAAGGATCAAGCTCTATGGACCTGTTCAGGTACTTAATCGCCCCTTCAACGTCACCCTCTTCCAGAAGTAGCGTACCGTAAAATTCGTAAGCCGGAGCGTAATTTTTGTCCAACCTCATCGCGTACTTCAGTATATCCTTCGCCGTTTCGATCTGGTTCTTATCCGCGTAATCGAGTGCGAGTTCGTACAAACCGTCCGCTGTCGCGTGCAACATCGATTCGGGAGTAACACCGTGCTTCTCAAGAAATTCCACCACCTCAGTCCACACGATCGGTTCGTAAATAATATCGTTGAGCGCGGTAACTTTCTCTTCCAACAGTTCCAGAGTGTCGATCTGTTTAACCAACGTGACCTCACTCTCGAAATCCTTAGACATGTTGTGCCAATCACCGGAGTAGAACAGATCCCTCACTATCACCAAAAGAGGTGCTTCTTCCAAAACTTCCAAGGTTTCGCCTGTGCTTAGGATGAATCTCAATATCATTAACTTCACCTCCTGCGTCGTAACCTTGCATTTACATTTTATCACATTTCTTTACAAAAGTAAATAGAGACGACCGAGTGAAAGAACGATAAACAAAAAAATCAATTACGTAAGTGCGTTTTTCTAAGAAAATTTTAAGTTCCGCGGTGCTATAATAGTCGTGCCAGATGGAAAAGCTTCTCGTTGAAAGGAGGTATGAGTCATGGGTAAACTGAAGATGTTTTCAGCGATTTTATTGCTTGTAGCTCTTTTTGCATACGTATCGAACGTTCCCGTATTTGCTCAGGTAAACGCCGATTACAAGAGCCCCATAGTGAACGTGGTGAAGGCTGCCGCCCCGGCCGTCGTCAAGTTAGACGTCGTCGTCCAAACCGAGGTGTACCTGGACCCGTTCATTAGGGAGTTTTATCGCCAGTTCTTCGGGGATATACCACGACAGTTTGAAGACTCCAACAGCGTGGGTTCAGGTTTCATTATCACAAAGGACGGTTATGTGGTGACGAACTACCACGTTGTTAAAGGTGCCAAACAGATAAAAGTGACACTCCTGAGTGGTGAGATATACGATGCCGAGTACATCGGTGGCGACGAAGAACTTGACATTGCCGTTATCAAGATCAAAGGCGCGAAAAAGGATCTCCCGACGGTTGAACTGGGCGACTCGGATAAGTTGGAGATCGGTGAGTGGGCCATCGCGATTGGAAACCCGCTGGGATTCCAGCACACAGTAACGGTCGGCGTGATTTCCGCCGTCGGCAGGAAGATTCCAAAACCGGATGGTAGTGGATACTACACGGGACTGATCCAAACGGATGCGGCGATCAACCCGGGAAACAGCGGTGGACCATTGTTGAACATCTACGGACAGGTGATAGGTATCAACACGGCTATTATAAACCCGACACAGGCGATGAATATAGGTTTCGCCATACCGATTAACACCGCAAAGAGATTCATAAACCAAATCATCGCAACTGGTCGGGTTGAGAAAGCTTACCTCGGTGTTTACGTACAAACGGTCACCGAGTCACTCGCTAAGAGCCTCGGACTCAAGGTAACAAAAGGTGTGTACGTTGCCCAGGTGGAGAAAGGTTCACCAGCCGACAAAGCCGGTATAAAAGAGGGTGACGTCATCGTTAAAGTGAACGGTACGTTCGTCGAACTTGCAGAAGAATTAACATCGGTGATTAGAAATTACACGCCTGGTACTCGCGTGAAAGTTACCATTAACCGTAACGGTAAAGAGATGGTGCTCGACGTTACACTCGGCACGCTACCGACCACAACTACAACTACCAACGGTGGCCAGGTTGCCAAAGAGTTCTTTGGTATGAGCGTTTCGAACATAACTACAGATGACAGAAACAAGTACAAGATTCCCACTGGACTGGATGGTGTCCTGGTACGCAAATCGACGAACAGTTACATTAAAGTGGGCTCGGTAATCTGGAGAATTTCGGTGAACGGTTACGCATACGATATCAAAGACGTCGGCGACTGGAATACGGTCGTTGAACGGATTAAAAAGGGTGATTACGTAGGTATCTTCTATTACTACAACGGTGTTAGGTCCGTCTTCTCGTTCAGGTACTAAAAGACTGACCAAGCTAAACGATAGCAACAGGAACTGTTGGAAAAGTCCCCCACGTTGGGGGACTTTATTTTTGGCGTGACGATGGTAAAATCTGAACAGAACAAGAAATTTTCTCGGAGGTGATACGGTTTGAAGTGCAAAAAGTGCGGTGGACAGGCGGTGATCCACCTCAGGGCGCACAACCTTGCGCTGTGTAAGGATCACTTCGTTGAATTCTTCGAGAAGAGAGTCCAAAAAGGAATCGGTAGATTCAAAATGTTCGACAGGAAGTCTAAGATCCTCGTTGCCGTTTCAACGGGTAAGGACAGTTCGGCCGTACTTTACGCTTTGAAGAAACTCGGTTACAAAGTCGAAGGCTTATTCTTAAAAATGGGACCACACACGAATCTGGCCGAACGAGTAGTGAAAAATATCGAAAACGCGACCGGCGTCAAAATAAACATCTTCGACGTAACGAGAGATTTCGGCGGTCTTGGAACCGCGGATGTTGCAAGGATCGTCAAAAGGCCGGTGTGTAGTATTTGTGGCATCGTTAGGAGGCACTGGATGAACAGATACGCGTACGAGAACGGTTTTGACGTGCTCGTAACGGGCCATAATATGGACGATGAGGCAACATTCCTCTTTGGTAACATCCTCAACTGGCAGGTTGACTACATGGCTCGGCAGTGGCCGGTCCTTGAGAAAACGCACCCAAAGTTCGTGAGAAAAGCGAAGCCTCTGATTTACGTCACCGAACGCGAAACGTACGCCTACGTCTTTCTCAACGGTATACCGTTTCTCGAGCAGAAATGTCCGTTCGCACAGGGGGCGACCAGCTCGCACTACAAAAAGTACCTAAACGCCCTCGAGTGGGAGCAGCCCGGTGTGAAACACAGGTTACTGTTCGGATACTTCGAAACGTTGAAGCCACTTTTAGCAAGCGAAACCAAGGTTGAATTGCGGGAATGTAACGTCTGTGGTTTCCCTACGACGGAGGAAAAGTGTCAGTATTGCAAGCTCGTTGAGAGAGTACACGATCACATAACTAAGAACTCGGCAGGTGAGAAGGGTATCGATGTACAAATTTCCGAGGATACGGGAGAATGAGTACTCGATCGGGGACGTCGTAATCGTTGCTGCAGTTGTAATCCTGATGATATTGGGGTTGGCCACGTTGAGGAGTGTGGTAATTGAAACGAAGGAAGTGGCCAGGTTCCAGAAGCAGCTGATCTGGAATCTCGTAGCATTCGGCGTGATGTTTTACGTCATCCTTGAGCGAGAGATCAGGATAAAGATGTTTGGAAAGATCGTTTACGTACTATCGATAACACTCCTGGTTCTGGTACTTCTCGTTGGTAAAACGGTCTACGGGGCGCGTCGGTGGATTGACATCGGTCCTTTTGACCTCCAGCCATCAGAACTTTTCAAACTCGCGCTCGTTCTGATGCTCTCGTCCGTAATGAGTGATCCAAAAAACGAAGAATCCTTCTCCGGATTCTTGAAGTCGATTTTAATCGTTTCCCCCGCGGTGTTAGTCTTCCTCGAGCCTGACCTTGGTATGACGATCATGTTAACGTTCGTTTGGTTCGTGATCCTGGTTGCGAGCCGCGTGAAATTACGATACATACTCTGGACATTGGGCCTCGGTATTACGAGTACCCCCTTGGCATTCTTTACGCTTCTGAAGGACTATCAAAGGGCGCGCGTTCTGGCAATTTTGAATCCGGAAAAGCACCTCCACTCCGCTGCTTACAACGTGATGATGTCCACAATGGCGATTGCCAACGGAGGAGTACGTGGAACGGGCTACGGGCTGGGTACGGTAACCAACATGAAGATTGTGCCCATGCAACACACAGATTTCATCTTTTCCGCGTACGCTGAGCAATTTGGGTTGGTTGGTTCTTTGTTTTTACTCGCACTGTATGGTACAATTTTGGTGCTCGCACTCACGAAGCTGAAAAAACTCAAGGACAACTTCTGGAGGTACGTCACGGTTGGTTCATGCGGGATTTTCGCCTTTCACATCTTCGAAAACGTTGGCATGAATATTGGACTGATGCCAGTTACGGGAATACCACTCCCGTTCATCAGTTACGGAGGAACCTCCACCATCATTTTCGCAGCGCTGGTGGGTTTGATAATCAAGGCACGAGCCGTTTCGAAAGAACCACGCCAAGTGGGATAACAGGTATACGATAGGCGTACGATAAGCGACTCAGGTGAAGGTATCAAAGACATCTCACAAAAAATCCGCAAAAGGAGTGAGTGCCTTGCCCATCATCAGGAAGAAAAAGCGCACCAGGGATCTGTCCACATTCTTCGGTATGCTTTTCTTCACCGTCGTTCTGATATCAGTTGTGCTCTCAATTGGAAACCTCCTCGCTTACCGGGAGATCATCTCGAGGTTGAGTAAGGTGACCAACTACGTGGATCAAAAAGTGAACGAGTTACGCAAAGAAGTCGAATCTGTGAAAGCTCTGATGGCTCCCAACTCGCTTGTGGACAAGTACATCTCAGCTGCGAACTACCTGAGGGAGTTTGGTTACGACTTCGAGAAAATCCTCTCCAACATCTCCGACGACCCGACGACGGGATATTTCATGGTGTTCATCACCGGCAACGAAAACGTGTGGTTTACGGTTCGCGACACGGAAAAAACGTACTTTAGCAAGGAGCTAAAGCCGGGACTTGCCGAGTACAGGTTTTTTTATTTCAAGGAACCGCGGATACGCACAAACTACGATGTGATCGTACCACCCGAGGCAACCATTACGGTTGGAAAACCCGGGCGAATCTACCTACTCTTCTTTGGAGTAGGAACCAGGTTCCACCCCACAAAGGTAGTCCAGCTCACCGAGAGTAAGTACGAGAACTTTGCTCAGAAGTTTTCCCTCTACATCCCCGGTCGGTGAAGTCTCAGCGGCCCATCATCCTTGCCACGTCCACAAAAGTGATGAAAACCAAGAGTCCAAGAAGCAAGAAGAAACCGACGGTGTGGATGAGATTCTCCACATCCCTGTTGATCTTCCGCCGTGCTACCATCTCCAGTAAGGCGAAGACTATACGTCCACCGTCCAATGCGGGAAGTGGCAGGAGGTTGAATATTCCAAGGTTTATCGTGATGATAGCAACGATCGTAAGTATGGTTTCCAAACCAACCTGGACAGCCTGACCGATTATCTGGACCATACCGACCGGTCCGGTCACTTCCCTTACGTTCCTACCAAAGAATATCCCCGGCAGTGTTCTCCATATGTAAAGGGCGAGTCTGTTCGTCCGCTCAATGGATAACTTCAGAAACTCCAATCCGCTTGGCTTAAAAACCGGTGCCGCAAGTTCGAAAATACCGGGCGTGCTCAGTATTTTCTTCAGCTCTTCCTTCGCGAGTGTGAGTGTGTGCTCACTTGTTGAACCATCGGTGGAACGTGAATGTACCGTGACAACGACCTGCTCGGGTAGAGGAGAGATGACCTTGTCCACCTTCCTACCAGTGAGACTCACGTAAAGTTCTCCGTTTCCCAAAGAGAGAGCTGTCATGGCATCGATAAGATCCACGGAGTTTTCAACCTTAAGTCCTCCAATTGACGTTATCACATCAGATTTTTTGAACGGACCGACGTCTTTAGCTATTATGTTGGAGAACTGACCGTAATAAATGCCTATCGCGTACCGCTTCGGTGTTATCGAGGCGTTTGACAGAACCGCTTTCAACTCACCACGTTCCGAGGATACGCTCACGTACTCCCGTTTCCAGGACTTAACGTACGTCTCAAAGTCAACGTTGTTTACTGTCAAAACCTCTCCGCCGATCTCACCCTGCACATCCTCAAAGTGCAAATAGTACTGCTCTTTCGTCATCTCGGGTGTAACGTTCACCGTCACCTTACGACCCTCGCGAAGGAGTTCAAGCTCGACCGGTTGACCTTTCCGGATTACAGCGGTCATATCGACGTTATCGAAAACGTACCTACCGTTGATCTTAAGTACAACATCCCCAGCCGAGATACCAACTCGCTGAGCAGGAGAATTCGGCACGACGTCGTCGATGACGATAGGCCTAAACCCCCAGGTACCTATGATTAACATAAATAGTAGGTATCCTGCCGCTATTGAAAAGAGCGGACCGGCTAACACTATCAAAAACCTCTTCCAAGCTGCAACACCGTACAACGCATCAGGCTCCTCGGCCTCACCCGGTTCTTCGCCTTTCAACCTGACGTAACCACCGAGAGGAAAGATGTTTATTCTGAAATCCGTCCTCTTTCCTCTTCTCCTGTAGATGTGTGGACCAAAACCAATGGCAAATTCCTTGACTGTAACACCGAAGATTCTGGCAAAAAGGAAATGTCCCAGTTCGTGGACCACGACTATAAACATGAAAACTAAGATGAACGCCACGACGTTCACAATTGCCGTCATTTCGTTTCCCTCCCTCCAATTCGTTCGAGTTCCACCCTTGCCATGTCCCTTACGAGGAGATCCAGTTGGAAAACGTCCTCCAGATTCTCGACCTTGAAACTCACGTTGTCAACAACACGCACGATGGTATCCACCAACTCTCCAAAAGAAATGCGCTCGTTCAAGAACGCCTCGATCACAACTTCATCAACCGCGTTCAAGGCAATACGTTTTGACAGATCGTTTACTATCGATTTCAAACCGTAATGGAACACTGGATATCTGTCCTCCTCAACCTCCAACAACCTCAGATCGAAATCCCTTAAATCTGGAAGCACCCCGTTATACTTTCTCTCAGGATAGGTCAGCGCGTAAGCTATTGGAACACGCATATCGGGTATACCAGCGTGGATTTTAACAGTACCATCCCTCAGATAAACCACACCGTGCACGAAACTCGATGGATTTATCGCAACTTGGATATTTTCGTACGGTAAGTCGAAGAGCTCGTGTGCTTCGATGACCTCGAAGAGTTTGTTCACCATCGTTGCCGAGTCCACGGTTATCCGCTGTCCCATTCGCCACGTCGGATGTTTCAATACCTCCCGTGGCCCGAGATTGCGAATCCGATCCTTCGGAACGTCCCGAACAGCTCCACCCGAGGCGGTGAGGATAATCCTTGCAACACTCTCCTCCATCAGCTGTAATATCGCCGAGTGCTCGCTATCAACCGGTATCAACTCGACTCCTCTTTCTTGAACCATCTTTTTGAAAAACGGACCAGCGCAAACGAGTGTCTCTTTCGTAGCGAGTGCTAAACGTTTTGTGTGGTTCAACGATTCAAACGCAGCCTTCACACCTTCAATTCCCGGAATGGCGCAGACAACTACATCGGGCTTCGTTACGTCGAGCAATTCTTCTATCGAGCTCATTCTCAAACCGTGTTCCAGTCTTCCATCACCACAGTAGTACGGAACACGGAAGCAACCGACGATACGGTTCGCAACGTCTACATTTTTACCGAAACTTATACCGACGATCCTGAACCCACCTATTTTTGAAATAACATCGACCGTCTGTGTACCTATCGATCCGGTTGCCCCCAAAATTACAACGGTTTTCTCTTCCAACGGACGTACACCACCTTACCTTCACGCACGGAAATTTGAACCTTTTCTTCCAATGCAACGTTGCTGACCCCAACAGGTTTCTCCAACTCCATTTGCCCATCGAATCCGTACTTGAAACCATCTAAGCAGAAATTGGCACGACACAGTGGAATTAAGGACCAGATCTCACCGGGAACCGCATTCAGCATATGTGTACCTGGTCGCAGGACTCCCAGCTCGCAACTTTCGGAAATCGCAACAACGTTATCGTACCGCGAGATTAAACCGATCATCGCAAGCACCATGTCGAGTCTTTCACCTTGCCAGTTCAATATTTCCACACTCTCCGCACCGTTCTCGAATACATAAGCCAGTGCGAGTTCCAGGTCCGTTTCGTCCTTTTCGTGAGGATAAGTGATGATTTCAACGCCTTTCTCCTTAAAGTAACTCAGCGTTGACTGACTGATGGAATCCATATCACCGATGATAGCGTGTGGGATGATCCCCCTCTTTCGGAGCTCGTTAGCACCGCCATCGACAGCCACGATGAAATCACCTGTGATGAGCAACGTGCCCTTGACGTTCCCGTTCACCACAACACTTGCCCGCATTTTATCACACTCCGCCCGTTTCCAAGACGATTCCAAATTCGAATCTAAATGAGTATCAAACCGTTCTCCACGTAAGCCTTGGCCAAGAGCATCATCTGGCCCCAACCGTATGCGCAACGGTACCTGATCGGGAGTTCTGTCTCGTCCTTGATGAATGTTCTGTCCCTAACAGTCACAATGGTCTCCTCATCACCGGTTGGTTGAAATTCGAATTCCACAAAACTCCTGTAGCCATCCTCGTACTCGTACCACCAGAACGAGAAGAGTCTGTGCCGCACAACGGAAACGATTCTCCCGCGGTCCACGACCACCTGACCGTCGGTCAGTCTGAACCACCGAAAGTAAATCTCTCCAGTCTCCTCGTCGACCTTCATCCCATCGGTAAACCACGGATCCCAACCCTTAGGTCCGTAAAAAACATCCCAAACCTTCCACAACGGTGCACGGAACCGCTCGTAGAACTCCATAACCTGATTTGTCAAACTATCCACAATCCCCACTCCATCTCAAAATTTTCGTTCCCTACTTAGCTCCTTTATTATACCACGCTTTTTGGAACCTTCAAATCATCCAACCGCACCTTTGGAGTCCGGTGAAACCCTGACCTGGGTAGATATATTACGTTGCCTGCGCAGGCAAGTGAAAGGTTGGAACACAACTTTCTAACTCTGGGAACTCTAAAGGAGGGATTACAGGTGAAGAGGGTTGTAATTACGTGGCTTGCGGGATACGACGAATCTAACAGACCTATCTTCCGTAGGCAAACGATAAACGTGCCGGAAATGTTCGAAGAGTCAAACGCACAAAACCTGGTCGAACTTCTGGATAAATACTCCAAGTACAGCTGCGAAAGTGCCCAAGTGGTAATCACCAAAACGGTAGGTGATGAAAGATGAAGAGACTCACACTCTTCTTCAGAAAAACCGAAGACGGGCGCACGAGAACCGTACGATTGAACATCCCCGAACCGGTCGAGAACATCGATCCATCGGAGCTCCAAAGTGATATGCAGCAGCTCAAGAATCTCAACGTTGTACCCGAGGGATTCGAACCGGACGAGGCAAGACTCACGGAAACGAACGTTGAGATCATCGTGAATCTTCTGGAGTAGCACTTTGCAATCATTCAAAAGGTTGCCGTGGACCGAGTGTGGTGATAGCATGAAGTGGTTGTGGGATGTTGTTAAATTGTTCATGCTCCTGGTTGAACGGCCAGGAGAAGGTGAAAAGAAAAAAGCGGAAGTACTCGAACTTCTTGACGAACTGTACGAAGAACTGGACTTGGAAATCCCGAAGGAGGTTTTCGACTCGATAGTCTCAGTTGCGATAGATTACTTGGCTATGGTCCTTTTCTGAAGAAATTCGTAGCAAACGAGCCCCGGTATTATCCGGGGCTCGATTTTTTTACCTTCTGTCCAAAAGTCAACCATTCAAGCGGGGATCTCAAACAATCGCCTTACGCCAATCGGAGAACTTGAAAAACGCGTAGGTCATGAAAAAGACGATGAGGTTACTCACGATCATACCGACGAATATCCCACGAAATCCCATCGTCACCGCCAAAGCACCGATTATCGGAATTCTTATACCCCAGAGTCTCACAATGTCACCTATCATCGTAAGGATCGTCTTGCCTGCTCCCACAAGAGCACTGTTGTATATCATGTAAGCGGTGAATATGGGCATGGAGAATGATATGTACCTGAAGTAGATTTCACCCATGTCGATCACCGCCGGATCGTCGATGAAAAACCTCGTCACTTCCTTACCGAAGATGAAAGTGATGACCGACAGTATTCCGATGATAACCACGTTCCAGAAGAACGCACGTGACACCGCACGTTCGGCGTCATCGTACCTACGTGCACCGATGAACTGCCCCACCATGGTTGAAACGGCACCGGCGAGTCCAAAGGAGACCATCGACACCAAGTTCGTCACCCTGTTTCCGATACCGTACGCGCTGATGACCACCGGACCGAACATGGCTACATACCTCATGATAACCGCAAAACCCGCCGATGTGACTGACATACCAAGAGCGTTGGGTAAACCGAGTTTTAATATCAACTTTATCAAACGCCAATCTGGCCTGAAATCGGACCTTCTTACGGAGATCGCACGCTTGTGCCCAAAGATACTTTTGATACAAATGATAGCTGCAACGGTCCTACCTATATTCGTTGCCCAAGCAGCACCTTCAACTCCAAGTCGCGGGAACGGACCCAAGCCGAATATCAGTAAAGGGTCGAAAACCATATTCAAAATATTCATGTAAAGCGTTACCCGCATCCCGAACCGTGAATCACCCACCGCCCTCATGACCGCAGTTGTGCTGTTAATCACGAACACCAGCGGAAGTCCCAACATATCCACAACGTAGTACCTTAGCGCATACGGGACAACATCCGCACTCTTACGTCCCGCAATACCGTTCACGATTTCGCGCGAAAACAAAATACCCACCAACGTTGCGAGTATTCCCACCGTGAGTGTCAGAAGGTACAGCTGACCGGTGGAACGGGCAACCGACTCCCGGTCCCCTTTTCCCTCATTCTGCGAAACGATGGCCACTCCGGCGTTTGCAAACCCCATCGCCAAGGAAATGAACGTGAATATCACCGGCCACGTGATCGTCGAAGCCGAGAATTGAACAGGTCCAAGCTTACCTAAGAAGTAGGAATCAACGATGTTATATATCGTCTGTAGTCCCATCGAGACGATCAGTGGCCAGGAGAGGTGAAATAAGGCATGCTCGATTGAGCTGTTAAGTACATCAACCCTCGCCATAGATACCCTCCATCGAAGTATACGGAAAATATTTCGTAATGCGAACTATTTCGAGTCTATTTTAGCACGACGGTGTGGAAAAATCAACGAATCGGTTGTATAATCTTTCTTGGGTCGTGCTGAAGACTGTTTGAATGGTGGCGACGTGTGAATGGTAGGTCTCTTGACAAAAGCAGTCCGCAGGTTCCTTGTGGGAAGTGGCTTCAAGTTTCAGTTTTCCGCTTCCAGTGATCCAAAGCTCTCAATGGAACGTTTAATGGATAACGGAGTCGATGCTTTGCACCTCTACGTTCACGTACCCTTTTGTAGGCACACATGTCCGTACTGTCCGTACAACAAGGTCCCGTGGAACGTGGAGCTCGCGAATCTATATTTCTCCGCACTGAACGGTGAAATTGACATCTACGACACGTCACTTGGGGCTCTCAAAATCCCTTCCGTCTATTTCGGTGGGGGATCGCCTGCAATTTCACCGAAGGACCTCTCCAACGTGATCAATTCGCTTCACAAAAATTTTACCATAACCGGTGACCTGTGCTTGGAAATCAATCCCACAGAATGCACCGAAGAAACACTCTTGACACTGAAAGATGCCGGAGTGAGCGTGATCAGCGTCGGAATACAGAGTTTCCAGGATAAATTTCTCGAGCTTATTGGAAGAGATTACACAGCTTCGATGGCAAAAAAAGTTTTGGATACCACTCTCAGGTACTTTAAGAACGTTAACGTCGACCTGATGTTCGCACTTCCGAACCAAACACTGAGAGATGTGGAACTCGACCTACGTACTGCGGTGGAAAGCGGGGCACGCCAAATAACGCTCTACCCACTTTTCACGTTCCCGTATTCCACCGTTGGACGGTATAGAAAGCTCAGACGCGTGAAGATGCCAAGGCTTTCCACAAGGAGAAGACAGTATTACCTCATCTACGATTACTTAACCTCCGAGGGCTACGAACCTGTTTCAGTGTGGAGCTTCATGAAAAAAACCCCAGGTGAACGAAGTATTAGGTATTCGTCGGTAACCAGACAGTACTACCTGGGCCTTGGAGCGGGAGCCGGTAGCCACTTTCCCTGGGGATTTTACCTGAACACCTTTTCGGTGGAAGCTTACATCTTGCGACTTAGAAGTGGGAAACTTCCAACCGCGCTCGAGTTCTCGTTCAACAAGCGTATGGACGATCTCTTCTGGCTTTATTGGAGATTTTACGATACGAGCATCCCACAGCCAGAGTTTGAGAGAAGGTTCGGTAACGATTTCAAAGTAAAGGGATTGATGAAAATCTTCGAAACGCTGGGCTTTCTAAGAAAGGGC encodes:
- a CDS encoding tetratricopeptide repeat protein — protein: MILRFILSTGETLEVLEEAPLLVIVRDLFYSGDWHNMSKDFESEVTLVKQIDTLELLEEKVTALNDIIYEPIVWTEVVEFLEKHGVTPESMLHATADGLYELALDYADKNQIETAKDILKYAMRLDKNYAPAYEFYGTLLLEEGDVEGAIKYLNRSIELDPWLIQSYSMLGEAYYNLGKYDKAIEYWEKEVKLAPTNTFTYFMLADAYTKVGNIEKAIEILEKFSAETENSIIALYELSELYKKLGNDGKAKEYESLLMEIDPEKDPNGIEIWAKVHLRKGNYEKVVSVVENVMKNNPEARHLGLVLAVAYVKLNQIEKARRMIEELKDDNFWYLYGKKEFFDDLLTDAEKELCGIS
- a CDS encoding Do family serine endopeptidase, whose product is MFSAILLLVALFAYVSNVPVFAQVNADYKSPIVNVVKAAAPAVVKLDVVVQTEVYLDPFIREFYRQFFGDIPRQFEDSNSVGSGFIITKDGYVVTNYHVVKGAKQIKVTLLSGEIYDAEYIGGDEELDIAVIKIKGAKKDLPTVELGDSDKLEIGEWAIAIGNPLGFQHTVTVGVISAVGRKIPKPDGSGYYTGLIQTDAAINPGNSGGPLLNIYGQVIGINTAIINPTQAMNIGFAIPINTAKRFINQIIATGRVEKAYLGVYVQTVTESLAKSLGLKVTKGVYVAQVEKGSPADKAGIKEGDVIVKVNGTFVELAEELTSVIRNYTPGTRVKVTINRNGKEMVLDVTLGTLPTTTTTTNGGQVAKEFFGMSVSNITTDDRNKYKIPTGLDGVLVRKSTNSYIKVGSVIWRISVNGYAYDIKDVGDWNTVVERIKKGDYVGIFYYYNGVRSVFSFRY
- a CDS encoding TIGR00269 family protein; amino-acid sequence: MKCKKCGGQAVIHLRAHNLALCKDHFVEFFEKRVQKGIGRFKMFDRKSKILVAVSTGKDSSAVLYALKKLGYKVEGLFLKMGPHTNLAERVVKNIENATGVKINIFDVTRDFGGLGTADVARIVKRPVCSICGIVRRHWMNRYAYENGFDVLVTGHNMDDEATFLFGNILNWQVDYMARQWPVLEKTHPKFVRKAKPLIYVTERETYAYVFLNGIPFLEQKCPFAQGATSSHYKKYLNALEWEQPGVKHRLLFGYFETLKPLLASETKVELRECNVCGFPTTEEKCQYCKLVERVHDHITKNSAGEKGIDVQISEDTGE
- a CDS encoding FtsW/RodA/SpoVE family cell cycle protein; translated protein: MYKFPRIRENEYSIGDVVIVAAVVILMILGLATLRSVVIETKEVARFQKQLIWNLVAFGVMFYVILEREIRIKMFGKIVYVLSITLLVLVLLVGKTVYGARRWIDIGPFDLQPSELFKLALVLMLSSVMSDPKNEESFSGFLKSILIVSPAVLVFLEPDLGMTIMLTFVWFVILVASRVKLRYILWTLGLGITSTPLAFFTLLKDYQRARVLAILNPEKHLHSAAYNVMMSTMAIANGGVRGTGYGLGTVTNMKIVPMQHTDFIFSAYAEQFGLVGSLFLLALYGTILVLALTKLKKLKDNFWRYVTVGSCGIFAFHIFENVGMNIGLMPVTGIPLPFISYGGTSTIIFAALVGLIIKARAVSKEPRQVG
- a CDS encoding site-2 protease family protein, with the translated sequence MTAIVNVVAFILVFMFIVVVHELGHFLFARIFGVTVKEFAIGFGPHIYRRRGKRTDFRINIFPLGGYVRLKGEEPGEAEEPDALYGVAAWKRFLIVLAGPLFSIAAGYLLFMLIIGTWGFRPIVIDDVVPNSPAQRVGISAGDVVLKINGRYVFDNVDMTAVIRKGQPVELELLREGRKVTVNVTPEMTKEQYYLHFEDVQGEIGGEVLTVNNVDFETYVKSWKREYVSVSSERGELKAVLSNASITPKRYAIGIYYGQFSNIIAKDVGPFKKSDVITSIGGLKVENSVDLIDAMTALSLGNGELYVSLTGRKVDKVISPLPEQVVVTVHSRSTDGSTSEHTLTLAKEELKKILSTPGIFELAAPVFKPSGLEFLKLSIERTNRLALYIWRTLPGIFFGRNVREVTGPVGMVQIIGQAVQVGLETILTIVAIITINLGIFNLLPLPALDGGRIVFALLEMVARRKINRDVENLIHTVGFFLLLGLLVFITFVDVARMMGR
- a CDS encoding 1-deoxy-D-xylulose-5-phosphate reductoisomerase gives rise to the protein MEEKTVVILGATGSIGTQTVDVISKIGGFRIVGISFGKNVDVANRIVGCFRVPYYCGDGRLEHGLRMSSIEELLDVTKPDVVVCAIPGIEGVKAAFESLNHTKRLALATKETLVCAGPFFKKMVQERGVELIPVDSEHSAILQLMEESVARIILTASGGAVRDVPKDRIRNLGPREVLKHPTWRMGQRITVDSATMVNKLFEVIEAHELFDLPYENIQVAINPSSFVHGVVYLRDGTVKIHAGIPDMRVPIAYALTYPERKYNGVLPDLRDFDLRLLEVEEDRYPVFHYGLKSIVNDLSKRIALNAVDEVVIEAFLNERISFGELVDTIVRVVDNVSFKVENLEDVFQLDLLVRDMARVELERIGGRETK
- a CDS encoding thiamine diphosphokinase, translated to MRASVVVNGNVKGTLLITGDFIVAVDGGANELRKRGIIPHAIIGDMDSISQSTLSYFKEKGVEIITYPHEKDETDLELALAYVFENGAESVEILNWQGERLDMVLAMIGLISRYDNVVAISESCELGVLRPGTHMLNAVPGEIWSLIPLCRANFCLDGFKYGFDGQMELEKPVGVSNVALEEKVQISVREGKVVYVRWKRKPL
- a CDS encoding SRPBCC family protein codes for the protein MDSLTNQVMEFYERFRAPLWKVWDVFYGPKGWDPWFTDGMKVDEETGEIYFRWFRLTDGQVVVDRGRIVSVVRHRLFSFWWYEYEDGYRSFVEFEFQPTGDEETIVTVRDRTFIKDETELPIRYRCAYGWGQMMLLAKAYVENGLILI
- a CDS encoding DUF2922 domain-containing protein — translated: MKRLTLFFRKTEDGRTRTVRLNIPEPVENIDPSELQSDMQQLKNLNVVPEGFEPDEARLTETNVEIIVNLLE